From the genome of Clostridiaceae bacterium:
AACAATGTGCTCCACCTGATAAGGTGCGAATGATGCCAGTTACGATAAGCAATATCGCAATTTCAACAGTAATATCCATGATGAAAGCAAAGGAAAAAAGAATACACAATTTAATAATACTGCCTAGCAAAATTTCTGCACCGAAAGACAGAACTTCTGTCTGGTCTGCCCTGGAAACTTTTTTTGCCACATATGTTCCTAATGCTTGTCCAATTTTATGAATTGAAATTTCATTCATCCATGTCACCTCTGGCTCCATAGTATCACCTATTCCATATATTTCCTAGGGCAAATTTGCAACCTGTTGAAATAACGTCTTAACTCGTAGGAATTGTTGTTTGAATCGTTGTATTTCCCAAAAGAATAAAGTCCCCTTAACAGGGGCTGAGAAAATTAAAGAGGTTTTTGTTGTATGCTAATTACTATTTTTTATCATTTTCATAGGGACATGAAGACATTATTATTACAGCAGAAATCTACGGCGTAGTGTCTGATAACAACTTTTCAAAATTAATTTGGCTTAGTAATTCTTCGATATACCGGGTAACTTGGACATAATCTTCGATAACTCGTATTAACACATACATTGCAGGTGGCCGCAGTTCTTTAGCATACTGATTGATCGCAGAGATACTTGGAGCATTACGATGTGTCATTTTATTTCTAAATTCAGTAACATAGGCATGGTTTCCACCCCATGGGGTAGTATCCATATTGTCTGCTTCCCTAAAATATGCATCAATACGCTTAGCTTGTGGAATTGCATTTTTACCCTGGGCGCAATTGTTAAATAAAGTACGGTAGTAAACCTTATCAATATCATATTTAAGATGAAATGAATGTTATATAGTTGCGCCAACAAATCCCACAATGTAGAGGTGCGAAATATTATGTTTGTCATCTACATTTAATTTTGTTAATGCAAAGTTTAACGATGTACCACAGCATGATTTCTGCAGCGTTATCTGTAAACTATTACAGTTATTGGGAACTAATGCATTAAACCTAACATTCAACTATTCCTAGATAATAGTTAGCAGGTTTAACTTTCATTTCACCAGGCAATAATCCTATGGAGAATGTCAGTGTAAAAGGATGGTAAAATGATCATGGCTGGATTGTTACAAACACTGAAAAACTTTCTTGCATATAAAGAGCCCCTGGATACAGAGGAAGGCTTTGAACTTCTTGAAGGGGAATATGAGGGAGCTGAGCATGAAAAAAATGAGAAGCCGACTTCAAAATCGAATATAGATCAAAGTAAGGCCATAGAAAAAAATACCAGTTCTCCTTTTAAAGCTGCGAAATGGAATGAATATAGAAAAAAAGAGAATAAAAATCAATTACCAATGCAAGACGGATTGGTTTTTTCGGAGCTTAAGGCAAACCTTGAAAATATAAAACAGGAATTCAACATGCCTAAAAATGAAGACATTGTTATCAGAGAATTTACTGTGGGTATGAACAAAAAAGCATTTATCGTCTTTGTAGATGGAATGGCGGATAAAATCGTTATTAACGACTTCATACTGCGCCAGCTTATGAACCTTGAGCATTTTAAAGGTTATAAGAATGGATGCCCCGTTGATTATGTTATGAACCATGTATTATCCATTAATAATGTCGAAAAGGTGAAGGAATATAAAAAAATCATATCTCAAATTCTGAATGGTGTTACAGCCTTATTCATCGATGGCTGTGAAGAAGCCTTATTGATTGAGAGCAGGGGATATGAAAAAAGGAATATCGACAAGCCATCTACCGAATCGGTGGTTATGGGATCCCAGGAAGGCTTTACAGAAAACTTGCGCACCAATATCACGCTAATAAGAAGAATTATAAAAAACAAAGACCTCATTACTGAAATTCAACCTGTAGGAAAAACCAGCAACTCAAACTGTGCAATTATGTATCTTGAAGGGATAGCCAACCCGGAACTGGTAAAGGAAGTAAAGAGGAGAATAAAAAGCATCAATATTGATTTTGTAACAGGGGATGGCATGATAGAGCAATTTATTGAAGACAAACCGTTTCAAATCATCCCACAGGTATTAAACACCGAAAGGCCTGACAGAGCAGCTTCCTTTATTATGGAAGGGCAGGTTGTCATAATAGGAGAAGGTGTTCCCTTTGTTAATGTAGTGCCTGTCACATTCTTTGCCATGTTCCATGCCTCTGAGGACTCCTTTTTAAGATGGCCCTTTGGCACGGCAATACGGTTAATACGAATACTTGGTTTATTTTTTGCAACATTATTACCGGCACTTTATGTATCTCTGATCCTTTATCATCAGGAAATGATCCCTACAGACCTGCTGGTTGCATTTGCAACAGCAAGGGAAAATGTGCCTTTTCCCACGATCATTGAAGTATTGATATTGGAAATATCCTTTGAGTTGATTCGTGAGGCCGGAGTCAGAGTTCCAGGTATCATAGGTCCAACCCTTGGCATTATTGGAGCGTTAATACTTGGACAGGCAGCGGTGGCTGCAAATTTAGTAAGCCCTGTTCTCATCATTGTTGTGGCGGTAACGGGTCTGGGGAATTTTGCCATACCCAGCTATTCTTTAGCAACAGGAATACGGCTGATTCGATTTGGTTTAATACTAGCCGGGGCATTTTTAGGCTTTTACGGGGTCGCTGCTGTTTTATTTATTGTAGGCTGTTTTGTATGCAACATGAAATCCTTTGGTGTGCCCTTTCTTTCACCGATTTCTCCCGTAACGAAGAAAAATCCGGATATCATTGCAAGAGCGCCTAACTTTAAACAAAAAAAGAGGCCTGATTATCTTAATACACCGAACCAAAAGCGTACGAGTGATAGATAAAGAAGTTAGGCTGGGAAAAGGAGGAAGTTGAGTCTATGATAAAGGAAGGGAAATTTGGAACTCACGAAGCAGTATGTCTGGTTACCATTACCATCACAGCAAAGATGTTTTTTACAAGTCCCGGGGTATTGGCGGATATATTAGGTCCAGCTACTTGGTATATGACTTTATTATCTGCAGCCACAGCTTCTGTAGGCTTTACCTTTATCTATCTTTTACTTAAACGCTTTCCGGGTAAAAATATAGTAGAAGCTTTTGAAGCTTCCCTTGGACGTTTTTGCGGGTTCATTTTTTCTTTTTTGCTGGTTCTGTTATTTATGCTGAACGCTTCGGCTATCGTCAGAGAATTCGTAGAGGTACTAAAGGTTTATGTGCTTCCATTGACTCCGATAAGCTTTCTTATAGGTATATTTGTCGCAGTGGTTACGGTTGTGAGTTTTTTGGGGTTGGAGACCATAGCGAGATATGCAAAGCTGTCTGCGTATATACTTCTGACAAGTTTTATTACTGTGCTTATACTGGCATCACAAAAATATGAGACTTTCCGCATGTTTCCCATTCTAGGACATGGGCTTGCAAAAACAATTCAGCATGGATTGGCCAGAAGCTCATTCTATGGGGAGGTGTTGATCTTGGCAGTAGTAGCAGGCTCGCTTCAAGGGACGAAATATGTTAAAAAGGCGGGATACTTGAGCCTTGCACTGTCCGGTATTCTGGTATCATCCGCTCTTTTGGCTTTTACCCTAACATTTCCTTATTACACAGGAGGGGAAATTACTGCCCCCATGTATCAGTTAACAGCCATGATCGATTATGGAAGGTTTCTTCAAAGGCTTGAACCTATTTTCCTTTTCATATGGTTTATAAGTTCATTTGTATCCGTAACGGCAATATTCTACACGTCTGCAAGCTTATATTGCAAAATTTTCAGAATTCAGGACATGAGGCCTATCATTTTTCCTTTTGCAACTATTCTTTATACAATTGCTATTATGCCGGGCGATATTACCACGGTTGCCACCGGATATATCCACAGGTCCAGGGAATATGGCTGGACAATACTTTATATCCCGCCGCTCATCGCTCTCATTATGGCAATCGTAAAGAAAAAGGAGGTTAAGAATAAAAATGCGTAGAACAGCATTGCTTATTCTAATATGTTGTATTTTTTCAAGTATGCTTACTGCCTGCATTGATGCAAATGAAACCGACGACTTTGCACATGTGCTTGCCGTTGGTATTGACAAAGGGGTATCCAATAAATGGCGAATCACCGTCCAGTTTGCCACCTTGAAAAAAGACGGAGATAATAAAATGCAAACAACAGGAGGAAATGAAATCTTTGAAATTCAGGAGCAGGATGGCTATACCTTCATTGCCCTGGATGCTCCTTCATTTTATGGAGGCGTGAGTATGATTAATTCCATTCTACCGAGAAAGCTGAATTTCATGCATACAAAATTACTCGTATTATCCGAGGATATTGCAAAGTCGGGTCTGGTTGGCGAATATCTCGCTCCCATTGCGAGATACAGGGAGATTCGAAGGAATGTTCGCGTACTTATCTCCAAATGCAAAGCATACGAATTTATCAAAGAGAACAAGCCTTTTTTCGGCAAAACCCTCTCCAAGAGTATGGAACAAATGGTGCAGGAATGGTCCAACATGGACTTTTTCCCAAATATTACACTGGGTGATTTTTACGATGACATTAAATCCACCTACAATCAGCCAATTGCCATTTTGGCCTGTGTTAATGATTATAGCAATTTTAAGGAAACAGGGAGCCAATGGGGAGAGGAATTCAAGTCGGAAGGAGATTATTTGGCAGGGCAGATTCCGAGGATTGGAGGAAACAAGATTGAGCTTTATGGCACAGCAGTATTTGATGGAGATACCATGGTAGGAGAACTGAACGGAGACGAAACCCGGCTCATGTTAATGGCACGGGACCAGTTCCAAAGGGGATTTTTTACAATACCGGACCCCAAAAATCCGGATTTGATCGTGCCTTTGGATGTCCGGGCTGCAAGAAAACGCAAGGTAATGATAAAGCTTGAAGGGGATAAGCCTGTTATCGATCTTAAGATACAACTCGAAGGGGATTTGCTTGCCGTACAGAGCGGAATTAACTACGAAAGCAAAGAGTTGAAGCCTGTGCTGGAAAAAGCTTTTGAGCAGTATATAAAAAACGGGCTGGACAATCTGGTAGAAAAATGCCAACAACTAAATGCGGATGTCTTCCTTTTTGGAGGTATAGCCGCGAGACAATTTGCTACAATCGAGGAATGGGAGCGGTATAACTGGATTGAAAAATTTGAAAAAGCGGAAGTAAATACAGAAGTTGATTTTACCATACGTAGAACAGGAGCAATTCTAAAAAGCTCCCCTGTCATTAAGGCAAAGGGGAAAGAGTAAATGAAGCTTGTAGTGAGTATCTATGTTTTGTTATCAACAATACATATTTTAAGCTTTGCAAAATATAATCGGAGCAAGAAAAATAAAACGGCTGCCGCAGGAGCAATTCTTCTGGGGCTTATATCCATTTTGCTGCCTGCAATAGTGATATTAACAAGATAAATATCAAGAACTCCGTCTATTGGAATGATGAATCAAGAAATGGGCAGCAATAATAACAGATGCCATTGTTATAAAATAAAAAACAATGGCATCCCGGTTATCTATATTCCATTATATGCCTTCAGATAAATATCTTTCAATTCCGACACCAGAGGCATTCTTGGATTTGCTGTTGTGCATTGGTCTTCAAAAGCTTTATCTGCAAGTTCATCCAAAGCCTGCATAAACTGGTCCTCCGATATCCCGCAATCCTTTATGGACAGGGGCATTTGCAGCTGCTTCATCAGGTCAGTTACCGCAGATATCAGGCTGTTTATGCCTTCCTCCGTATTGCGGCAGGGCAATCCAAGATATTTAGCTATTTCCGCGTATTTTTCATCCGCTATATAGTGTTCATATTTTGGAAAGGCAGTGAACTTTTCCGGCCTTGAAGCATTGTATCTGATAACATAAGGGAGTAAAACGGCATTAGCTCTTCCGTGAGGTATATGAAATTTACCGCCTAATTTATGTGCCAGACTGTGATTAATACCCAGGAAAGCGTTGGTGAAGGCCATACCTGCTATACATGACGCGTTATGCATCTTTTCACGTGCCTTTTGATCATCACCATTCATATAGACCTTCGGCAAATATTCAAATACAAGCTGGATAGCCTTCATGGCAAGTCCGTCTGTGTAGTCCGATGCCATAACCGATACGTAAGCTTCGATTGCATGAGTTAATACATCCATCCCTGTATCGGCTGTAACATGTGCAGGTACCGATTGCACAAATTCCGGGTCAATAATGGCCACGTCCGGTGTCAGCTCGTAGTCTGCCAGCGGATATTTCACTTCTTTTTCCGGGTCTGTTATTACTGAAAAGGATGTTACTTCCGAACCCGTTCCTGAAGTGGTAGGAATAGCTACCAATTTGGCTTTATTCCCCAGAGGAGGATACTTGAACACTCTCTTGCGGATATCCATAAACTTCATGCGAAGATCATTGAAGTCGGTTTCAGGATGTTCATAAAATAACCATATTGCTTTAGCGGCATCAATTGCAGATCCTCCTCCCAGAGCAATGATAACATCAGGCTGAAAGGTTTCTGCTGCTTTAACACCTTCTCTTACCGTATCAACTGTCGGGTCCGGCTGTACCCTGTCAAAAATCTCTGAATGCACATAGTTTCTGCCTTCACGTTTTCTTAAATGGTACAGGACTTTTTCCACATATCCCAGTTTGACCATTACTTTATCCGTAACTATAAAAGCCCGCGAGATATTGGGCATTTTCGACAGATACTGGACAGAGCCGGGCTGGAAATAGATTTTCTCCGGTATTTTAAACCACTGCATATTGTACCTTCTCCTTGCCACACGTTTCTTATTGATTAAATTTACAGCGGTGATATTGGCAGTTGTGCTGTTTCTGCCGAAGGAACCACAGCCTAATGTGAGTGAAGGCATATTGGTATTATATATGTCCCCTATAGCCCCATGACTGGAAGGCTGATTGACAATAATCCTTCCGGTGTTTACCCTTTCTGCAAACTCGTTGATTACACATTCATCGCTGGAATGGATAACCGCAGAATGGCCAGACCCTCCGAAATTAACCATTTCCACGGCTCTTTGGATACCTTCGGCAGAATTGTTCACTTTAAAACAGGCCAATATGGGACATAATTTCTCCCTGGATAAAGGATATTCAGGTCCTACCCCTTCAATTTCAGCAACCAGTATTTTTGTACCCTCCGGGACCTTGATTTCCGCCATTTGTGCTATGGTTTCAGCAGATTTGCCCACAATTTTCGGGTTCATGGCACATTTCTTTTCATCAATAGCCAGGCTTTCCAGCCTTTCCCTTTCTTCTTCATTGACAAAATAGCAGCCGAGTTTCTTCATATATTCCGTAACAGGTTCGTATATATCCCTGTCAATAATAACCGCCTGCTCTGAGGCGCAAATCATACCGTTATCAAAGGTTTTTGACAAAATCAAATCGGTTACCGCCCTCTTTATATCCGCTGTCTTTTCTATATAACAGGGTACATTACCAGGACCAACTCCCAATGCAGGCTTTCCGGCACTGTACGCTGCTTTGACCATGGATGAGCCGCCTGTGGCCAGTATTAAAGAAATGCCATCATTTTTCATCAATGCCTGGGTAGCCTCTATGGAGGGATTTTCTATCCATTGAATGCAGTGCTCCGGAGCTCCTGCTTTGACAGCTGCATCCCGTACAATTCTGGCAGCCTCTGCACTGCATTGCTGTGAACCGGGATGAAAAGCAAATATAATCGGGTTTCTCGTCTTCATTGCAATAATGCACTTGAATAATGTAGTTGATGTAGGATTTGTGACCGGTGTAATACCGGCAATAATACCAACCGGTTCTGCAATATCAAAATAGTCTTCTTCTTCATTTTCATTAATAATGCCTACAGTTTTTTCATATTTTATACTGTGGTAAATGTATTCGGTAGCAAATAAGTTTTTAATAACCTTATCTTCATAGACCCCCCTCTGGGTTTCTTCAATTGCCATTTTTGCCAGCCTCATATGGTTAGCTAATCCGGCAAGGGCCATTTCTTTAACAATATGGTCCACTTGCTCCTGGTTTAATTTAACCATTTCTTTCAAGGCCATCTTGCCATTTTCTACCAACTTTTCAATAACAACAGGCACTTCTCTGTCAGTTTTATTCTGTTCGGCCATAAAAATCCTCCTATCCTGCATAACATAACTTTTGCCGCTTTATATAGTATGTTAACAAGACCAGATTTTTATTACAGATAAATTGGTTTGTGCAGATTAGTTCTTCGTCATCTTTCCGTACTCCCAATACTTCCGGTTTTATTTGTTGCGCCTGAATGTGACTGTTATCGTTGTGCCCTTTCCGGGCTTGCTTAACAGCTGAACCCTGGCATTATGGAATTCCGCACTGTGCTTTACAATGGAAAGCCCCAGCCCGGTTCCGCCGGTTTCCCTTGAATGAGACTTGTCAATTCTATAAAAACGTTCAAACACCCGGCTTTGGTGCTCTCTGGGAATGCCAAAACCATTATCTGCAACGGTTAGTACGACATTATCGGGTAAAGCTCTGACACTTACATCAACCGTGCCTTTTTCATAATTGTATTTGATTGCATTATCGCACAGGTTATAGATCATTTCCTCCAGGATTTGCCTGACACCTGAAATGATAGCATTCTCACCGCTGACTGACAGCTTTATCTGTTTCTGCTGCGCAAGGGAAGATAGTCTGCTGACTGTTTCCGTTGCCAATTCCAATAAGTCAATCTCTTCAAAAGGAAGCTGAACATTTTTCTCATCCAGCCTGGAGATCCGTATCACATCGTCTATAAGGTTTATGAGATGCCTTGCTTCTTTGTATATGCGGTTAGCAAACTCGGGAATGTCCTCCGGCTGCACCATGCCGTTTTTCATAAGCTCTGCATAACCTGAAATGGAGGTAAGGGGCGTTTTGAGTTCATGGGACACATTGGCAGTAAACTCACGGCGCATTTTTTCAGCAGATTGTTTCTCTGTTATATCCAGTATAAATAGAATAACTCCTTTGACAACCATATCATCCTTAACAGGGCTGACCAGTAAATGAAAAGAATCCTCACCAATTGTAAATGTATTTTCAAATAAATGCCCGCCCATAGCTGTCTCTATTGCTTTTTGGAGGGGTATGCTTCGATCTAAGGTTAATATATGCTTGTTAATTATATCCTGGGTGCTTACATTAAATATGCTTGCAGCACTTTTGTTGATGAATAATATCAAGCCTTTGTTGTTTAAAACTATTATTCCTTCGCTGATATTTTCCGTAATCGCATTAAACTCTTCCTGCTTCTCCTTCAGCCTTTTGAACTGGCTTTCGATCTGTTCGTTCTGTCTTGCCATGCGGGACAGCAGTGGGGACAATTCGTCATAGACATCATTGGATAACGGATTCTCCAAATTTAAGTTGTTTAAAGGGAAAATAATTTTTTTCGTAAGCAGATTGGCAATGATCATGGTCAGCAGTATAACCAGTAGTGTAATTAAAGCGATATACGGTATAAAACCTAAAACAGATTTGAAAACACTGTTTGTTGTGGCTGATACTCTCAGAACTGTGCCGTCATTGAGCCGGACAGCCCGATAAAATGTCTGTGTACCAAGAGTTTTGGAAAGATGAACTGCTTCACCGAAGCCGTTTTTCAATGCATCGGCAATTTCCGGCCTATTGAGGTGGTTTTCCATGTTTTCTGCTTTAACCATATTATCAAACAAAACAGTTCCGTCACTTGCTACCCATGTGATCCTGCTGGAGTTTTCCTGATTTTTAAGGCCGGAAAAAACCTGTTCTCCGATTAAATTGTAGCCGTTTGAGATAAAAAGAGCTTCATTTCTGATTTCCTGCTGCATCTGGATATGGAATTCTCTGTATATGACTCCGGTTATAAGAAAGGAAGTGAGTAAAATGGTTATAAAGGCGAGCAGCAGCATGCTTTTATAAATA
Proteins encoded in this window:
- a CDS encoding accessory regulator AgrB, whose protein sequence is MNEISIHKIGQALGTYVAKKVSRADQTEVLSFGAEILLGSIIKLCILFSFAFIMDITVEIAILLIVTGIIRTLSGGAHC
- a CDS encoding spore germination protein, which codes for MAGLLQTLKNFLAYKEPLDTEEGFELLEGEYEGAEHEKNEKPTSKSNIDQSKAIEKNTSSPFKAAKWNEYRKKENKNQLPMQDGLVFSELKANLENIKQEFNMPKNEDIVIREFTVGMNKKAFIVFVDGMADKIVINDFILRQLMNLEHFKGYKNGCPVDYVMNHVLSINNVEKVKEYKKIISQILNGVTALFIDGCEEALLIESRGYEKRNIDKPSTESVVMGSQEGFTENLRTNITLIRRIIKNKDLITEIQPVGKTSNSNCAIMYLEGIANPELVKEVKRRIKSINIDFVTGDGMIEQFIEDKPFQIIPQVLNTERPDRAASFIMEGQVVIIGEGVPFVNVVPVTFFAMFHASEDSFLRWPFGTAIRLIRILGLFFATLLPALYVSLILYHQEMIPTDLLVAFATARENVPFPTIIEVLILEISFELIREAGVRVPGIIGPTLGIIGALILGQAAVAANLVSPVLIIVVAVTGLGNFAIPSYSLATGIRLIRFGLILAGAFLGFYGVAAVLFIVGCFVCNMKSFGVPFLSPISPVTKKNPDIIARAPNFKQKKRPDYLNTPNQKRTSDR
- a CDS encoding endospore germination permease, with product MIKEGKFGTHEAVCLVTITITAKMFFTSPGVLADILGPATWYMTLLSAATASVGFTFIYLLLKRFPGKNIVEAFEASLGRFCGFIFSFLLVLLFMLNASAIVREFVEVLKVYVLPLTPISFLIGIFVAVVTVVSFLGLETIARYAKLSAYILLTSFITVLILASQKYETFRMFPILGHGLAKTIQHGLARSSFYGEVLILAVVAGSLQGTKYVKKAGYLSLALSGILVSSALLAFTLTFPYYTGGEITAPMYQLTAMIDYGRFLQRLEPIFLFIWFISSFVSVTAIFYTSASLYCKIFRIQDMRPIIFPFATILYTIAIMPGDITTVATGYIHRSREYGWTILYIPPLIALIMAIVKKKEVKNKNA
- a CDS encoding Ger(x)C family spore germination protein, yielding MRRTALLILICCIFSSMLTACIDANETDDFAHVLAVGIDKGVSNKWRITVQFATLKKDGDNKMQTTGGNEIFEIQEQDGYTFIALDAPSFYGGVSMINSILPRKLNFMHTKLLVLSEDIAKSGLVGEYLAPIARYREIRRNVRVLISKCKAYEFIKENKPFFGKTLSKSMEQMVQEWSNMDFFPNITLGDFYDDIKSTYNQPIAILACVNDYSNFKETGSQWGEEFKSEGDYLAGQIPRIGGNKIELYGTAVFDGDTMVGELNGDETRLMLMARDQFQRGFFTIPDPKNPDLIVPLDVRAARKRKVMIKLEGDKPVIDLKIQLEGDLLAVQSGINYESKELKPVLEKAFEQYIKNGLDNLVEKCQQLNADVFLFGGIAARQFATIEEWERYNWIEKFEKAEVNTEVDFTIRRTGAILKSSPVIKAKGKE
- the adhE gene encoding bifunctional acetaldehyde-CoA/alcohol dehydrogenase, translating into MAEQNKTDREVPVVIEKLVENGKMALKEMVKLNQEQVDHIVKEMALAGLANHMRLAKMAIEETQRGVYEDKVIKNLFATEYIYHSIKYEKTVGIINENEEEDYFDIAEPVGIIAGITPVTNPTSTTLFKCIIAMKTRNPIIFAFHPGSQQCSAEAARIVRDAAVKAGAPEHCIQWIENPSIEATQALMKNDGISLILATGGSSMVKAAYSAGKPALGVGPGNVPCYIEKTADIKRAVTDLILSKTFDNGMICASEQAVIIDRDIYEPVTEYMKKLGCYFVNEEERERLESLAIDEKKCAMNPKIVGKSAETIAQMAEIKVPEGTKILVAEIEGVGPEYPLSREKLCPILACFKVNNSAEGIQRAVEMVNFGGSGHSAVIHSSDECVINEFAERVNTGRIIVNQPSSHGAIGDIYNTNMPSLTLGCGSFGRNSTTANITAVNLINKKRVARRRYNMQWFKIPEKIYFQPGSVQYLSKMPNISRAFIVTDKVMVKLGYVEKVLYHLRKREGRNYVHSEIFDRVQPDPTVDTVREGVKAAETFQPDVIIALGGGSAIDAAKAIWLFYEHPETDFNDLRMKFMDIRKRVFKYPPLGNKAKLVAIPTTSGTGSEVTSFSVITDPEKEVKYPLADYELTPDVAIIDPEFVQSVPAHVTADTGMDVLTHAIEAYVSVMASDYTDGLAMKAIQLVFEYLPKVYMNGDDQKAREKMHNASCIAGMAFTNAFLGINHSLAHKLGGKFHIPHGRANAVLLPYVIRYNASRPEKFTAFPKYEHYIADEKYAEIAKYLGLPCRNTEEGINSLISAVTDLMKQLQMPLSIKDCGISEDQFMQALDELADKAFEDQCTTANPRMPLVSELKDIYLKAYNGI
- a CDS encoding PAS domain S-box protein, coding for MKKRIYKSMLLLAFITILLTSFLITGVIYREFHIQMQQEIRNEALFISNGYNLIGEQVFSGLKNQENSSRITWVASDGTVLFDNMVKAENMENHLNRPEIADALKNGFGEAVHLSKTLGTQTFYRAVRLNDGTVLRVSATTNSVFKSVLGFIPYIALITLLVILLTMIIANLLTKKIIFPLNNLNLENPLSNDVYDELSPLLSRMARQNEQIESQFKRLKEKQEEFNAITENISEGIIVLNNKGLILFINKSAASIFNVSTQDIINKHILTLDRSIPLQKAIETAMGGHLFENTFTIGEDSFHLLVSPVKDDMVVKGVILFILDITEKQSAEKMRREFTANVSHELKTPLTSISGYAELMKNGMVQPEDIPEFANRIYKEARHLINLIDDVIRISRLDEKNVQLPFEEIDLLELATETVSRLSSLAQQKQIKLSVSGENAIISGVRQILEEMIYNLCDNAIKYNYEKGTVDVSVRALPDNVVLTVADNGFGIPREHQSRVFERFYRIDKSHSRETGGTGLGLSIVKHSAEFHNARVQLLSKPGKGTTITVTFRRNK